In the Anaerolineae bacterium genome, TTGACGTCAAAGAATTCGATTGAAGCCATTGTATTGAACTCCTTGTGAACAGGTACACCAATGTTTGGAGCGGTAGTATTCCCGCGTGATCATTGTACCGCATTCTTGCGGGACGCAATACTCGCTTCACAGCCGGCCATCATGATCGGGCAATCGGGCGCGGCGGCCCGCCCCGGCGAGTGCCGCGCCCCGAAAGCCCCGCCAGATCCAATCAAGAAGCTGTACCGAGCACGGCAGCGTCTTCCGCCTGGGCCACACGCCGCCCTTCCTCCACATTCACCCGGGTCAGCAGGAAGCCGCTGATGATGAACAGGGCGATCAGACTCAGGATGGCGGGACGGCTGCTATCGAAGATGGCCACTGCCGCCGCGAACAGCAGCGGGCCGATGATGGCTGAGAACTTCTCCATCACGCCATACAGGCCGAAGAACTCGCCGCTCTTGGCCGCCGGGGACATGCTGGCGTACAGGCTGCGGCTGAGGGCCTGGCTACCGCCCTGGACGATAGCTACCATCCAGGCCAGGAACCAGTACTCGATGGTGGAATCGAGTACAAAACCCCAGATGGCGATCACGCTGTAGATCAACAGGGCCAGCAACACACTGCGTTTGGTATCCAGCGCCTCCGCCAGGCGGGTGAACAGCGGACGTCCCAGCAGTGCTGCAAAGATGATGCCCACGACCTGCACGCCCAGCAGCAGCCCGATGATCAGCCCCAGGTTGCTGCGGCGGGCCGGCGGCAGCACCTCGACGCCAACCAGCGCCAGGCGCGTACCGCTGCTGGCAGGGTTAGCCTCAGCGCGGTTGACCAGTGTCAGGGTATGCTCGCCCGGCTCAGGGGCGCTGAATTTCTTGCTGACATTGTAGCGCACGGTAGCCTGGTAAGTATCCAGAACCACCGGCTCGCCAGCCTTATCCCGTAGAGGCTCGCCATCGAGCAGGACATCTGCTTTACCGCCGTCCGGCCCGGTGTTGTAGGTCAGGACCACATTCTGGCCGTTGAAGGTCAGCATGAAGCTTGCGCCGGGTTCGGTCGTCATGGCGTAGGGCACATCCGCGGCGGCATCGATAGCGGCAGCGGGGATGGCGGCCGTCTCCCAGGCGCCCTGGCGGACGATGGCCGGAGCATCCCAGGCGTACTGCCCCTGCCCGACCGCTGTCTCTGTGGCTGCGTAGGGGGCGGGCGGCGCGCCGCTCAGGTCAACCGGCAGCGCCGGGCGGGCGATGATGCCCACCAGCGGCAAAACGATCAGGTTGAACAGGATGAAAGCCAGGAATTGCGGGCGGCGCTTTTCCCCGGACCGCGGCAGACGCCCGAAGATCAGGCTGAAGGGGATGCCGACGAACTGTACCAGCAACAGGGCCAGTAGCAACTCGGTCGTGCCAAAGCCCAGTTCTGCGCCGTAGATCACGGCGACGCCGATGATGGTGCCGATGCCATCGTTATAGATGAAGAAGGCCACCAGCAACTTGAACAGCTCGCTGTATTGCCGCACCTGGCGGAAGGTGGTCGCCAGGCGACGGAAACTGACGCCGATCACGGTCTCGCCGGGCTTGAGCCGGGCGGTGGCCGCCGGTGGCTCCGGCACCGCACGTAGCAACGGGATGGTGAATACAGCCCACCAGAGCGCCACGCTGAGGAACGACAGGCGAATCCCGGCGTAATCGAACCAGCTATCGGGAATGAGCTGAATCATGGCGATATTGATCGCCAGCAGTAGCCCGCCGCCCAGGTACCCCATCGCATAACCACGGGTAGAGACCTCATCCTGGTCTTCCTCACGGGCGACATGGGGCAGCAGTGAATCGTAGAAGACATTGGCGGCGGTGAACCCGACGCGCCCCAGCACAAACAGCACCGAAGCCAGCAGCCAGTCGCCGGTGCTGACCAGCACCAGCAGGCCGGTGGCGACAATACCCAGCCCGGCGAAGATCGACAGCAGCGGCTTTTTGTTGCGCCGGATATCGGAGATCGTACCCAGAATCGGGGAAAGCAGCGCGCCGATCAACAACGAGATGCTCAGACCGACGCTCCAGTAAGCGGTGGCGGTAGCCTCGCTGGGCAGGGTAGCCCCGGCGACATTGCTGTAGTAGGCGGGCAGGACCGCCGCCAGGATGGTGGTGGCAAAGGCGGAGTTGCCCCAGTCGTACATCGTCCAGGCCCAGATGCGGCGCCTGTAGGTGCGTTCATCCAGTGGTGCGGCTGCGGCGCTCAAAGCGGCTGTGGTCATAGGCGGGCTTCTTTCTTCTACCGGCACGGCCGGGCAGAGGGAGAAGACGCAGGCATTCTTGCGGCTGATTGTAGTGCCGCCGCCGGGGAACGCAACCGGGAGGCAGAAGGTAAGAGCCAGGATAGGAGAACGGGAGGACGCCTACTACCTGCTCCCTGCTCCCTGTCCCCTGCTTCTGTTACGTGCCGCGGCGCGACACGATCGCAGGCCGTCTTTGTCCCCAGCCGTTGCCCTCTCTCTGCGCAGGCGGTATAGTCCCCCGCGCTGAGCGACTGGAGGCGCATAACGAATGGTTGGCGATTGGCTGCTGCCCACCCTGGCGATCCTGCCTGTGATGATCGGCGTCTTGCTGGTGGTGGGCGTCCCCTGGGCACTGGTTGTCCTGCCTCGTCAGGACTGGGCCGATCGGGTCATGGTCGGGACGTTTGGCCTGGCGCTGGGCGCGATGGGCCTGACCACCGCCATGTTCCTGCTGGGCACTTTCGGGACGATCACGCTGGTTGGGATTCTGCTCAGCGGCGCAGCGCTGGCGCTGACCGGCGCGGCGGCCTTCTGGCGGGCACGGCGGGAGCCGCCCCCGACGGAGAGCGGCGGGCCGGACATCCCGCTGGCGAACTGGGAACGGCTGATCCTGGCCGGTCTGATCGTTGCCCTGATCCTGCGGGTGATTCGCGTAGCCTACTGGCCTTTCGCCGCCTATGACGCTCTGTGGGTCTACGGCTATAACGCCCGCGTTTTCACCCTCAGCGGCCAGATTCCGGCCAGCATGGACTACTACCCGCAATTGCTGTCGTTGCTCTATACCTTTGGGCAGCTGCTCTGGGGCGGGATCAACGATCACGCCGCCCGCGCCGCCATCCCGATCATGGCGCTGGGCAGCCTGGGCGCGGCATACCTGCTGGGGGCGCGGCTGGCCGATCGCCGCGCCGGGCTGTTGACCGCCATCCTGTGGGCATGCTTTCCGCCTCATGTCGACTGGTCGCGCTTTGGCGATCTGGAAGTCCCCCTGACGTGCTATTTCACGCTGGCGGCGCTATTCACGCTGCTGGCCTGGCGGGCGGAAGGCGGGCGGGCCTGGCGCTACGCCGCTGCCGCCGGGCTGATGCTGGCCGGCGGCATGTGGACCAAGCCCACCGCCGGGGCGCTGGTATGGGGCTTCGGGCTGCTATGGCTGCTAGACACCGCCCGCAGCCGGCTGGACCGCGCCCGGCTATGGCGGAACTTCCGCCTGATCGCCGTCGCCGGAGTTTTCAGCGCACCGATCGGGGGGATGTGGTACATCCGCAACTTGCTGCTGGGCCACCCGGCGCTAATTTTCCCCCCGGCCTACTGGCTGACCCAGGCCCAGCGCAGCGGCCGGCAGCTCACCCTGCCGCTGATCGGCCTGGCTCTACTGGCAGCGATCCTGCTGCTGGGCCGGGAAGGGCCGCGCGCCAGCAGGCGGCTGCTGATCCCCGGTCTGCTCTTGATGATCGGCGGCGCCCTGCCTTCCGCCGGGCTGGGGGGGATGCCAACACACCGCCTGACGCTCGCGGAGGTCAGCGTGCTACTGGCGGGGCTGGCGCTCTACACGGCGGGTGTGGTCCGCTGGTGGCGGGAGGGGGGCAGCGCGCTGGCCGATCGGCCTGCGCTGGCGCAGGCAGCCGAAACGCTGGCGTTGCTGCTGCCCTACTGGGTGACCTGGTTCTGGTCGTATTCGTACCATCCGCGCCTGGCCTTTGCCATCACCGTGCTGCAACTGTTCCTGCTTGCGCGGCTGCTGCTGGCGCTGGCGGCGCGGCTGGAAAGGCGACTGGCTCCAGCGCGGGGGCGGGCGCTGGCGAGCGCGGCCCTGCTGGCGCTGATCGTGCCCGGCTTGGTCGGGACGATGAGCGATGTCGTGCCCTACTGGATCGAAGGCAGACTTCAGACTGACGACGATAAGCAACTGGCCTCTAACTATGCCCTGATGCGGACGGTCAACCTGCTGCGGCAGGAGATTGCCGCCAGCGAGCGCCCGGTCAAGATCGTGGCTCCTGGCAATCTACGGCTGCCCTTCTTTTTCCCCGATCTGCCGGTGATCACCGATCCGGTCAGCGACCCTGCATATCCTGGATGATGGTGTCACCCACTTCATTGACGGTTTCGAAGCGCAAAACGCCTATGAGGCCATCGGCCAGTCTGTGAACCCGGTACGCGGGGCGATGGGCCTACCCCGGCTGGCGCAGCTGCTGGCCCACGAATGGGACGGTGACTTCTATTACGACATCTATCGGGTTGACACCGCGGCCCGCTTTAGCGAGCCAGAGTATAATGGGGTACTACCGGAACGCGTCGTCTACCCGGAGTTCGCGGAGGTGCTCGGCTTCGCGGTCACCGGGCGTGACTTCTGGCCGGGCCGCCGCATCGTGCTCAACATCTACTTCCATGTCCTGGGGCGTGTCGATACCGACTACACCATCTATCTGCACGTCACCGATGGCGAGCGCCTGTTGGCCACCTGGGATCACATGCCCGGCCAGAATAAATACGTCACCTCGCTGTGGGAGCCGGGCGAATACATCGAAGATCAGCTCTGGGTTGAACTGGGCGACGAGGTGCCGGTAGGCACTTACTCAGTCGTCATGGGCCTGTATAATTACGAGACAGGCGAGCGTTTGCCGGTGCAGGTTGGCAGCGAGACAACTGACGGCTTCGTGCTGATTGACGTGATCCATAAGCTGGCGGGGCCACCGGAGTGAGTTCGGCGCGGGGCTCCCGCCTGGTGTGTTATACGCCCTGAAGGCGGGGTATCCGCCGGACGACTCATGAGCCTGGAATATTACCTGCATCCCCATTCCCTGTCGTTGCTGATCGGCGTCGGTTTGTTGCTGTTCAGCGCTGCGTTGACCTGGCGCCGCCGGGCGGGTGCCACTGGGCGGACCTTTGTGGCATTGATGGTGCTGGCTGCCGCCTGGCTGGCCAGCTACGCTCTGGAGCTTGGCGCTGCCACGCCAGCGGCTGCCATCACGTGGCATATCGCCCGCTCGATCACCGCCATGCTGATGCTGGTCGCGTGGATGATCTTCGTGCTGGCCTTTGCCGGATACCGCATCTGGCGTCACCCGGCCATCTGGGGCGCGTTCCTGGCCTTTTCCGCGCTCACGCTGGCGCTGATGCTGACCAATGACCAGCACCACCTTTTCTGGGAATCTATTACCGTGCAGGATAGCGGGCAGACGCTGTCCATCGCCCACATGCCCGGCGTCTGGATGTGGCTATGCACCGTGCTCGCGCTGGGGCTGGGGGCGGTCTCCATCGTGATCCTGGTGCGCACCTTCCGGCGTTCGCCGCAGATGACGCGGGGGCAACTCGCAGCCTTGCTGCTGATCTGGTCGCCGCCAACCGCCGTCATGGTGCTGCACGTCCTGAACGTGCCTGCCGGGGCCCTGGCTGAGCTGACGCCCTACCTGCTGGGCGGCAGTTCGCTGCTGCTGGTCTGGAGTCTGTACGCGCAGGATATCTTCGCCATCTCCCACGCGACCTACGATCACATTGTGGCCAGCATGGATGACGGCGTGATTGTTCTGGACGCCGACAACACCATTGTCAGCATCAACCCTGCTGCGCTGGCCCTGGTCAATACCCTCACCCTTGATTCGGTCGGCCAGTCGATCGAGTGTGTGTTCCAGGGAATGCCAGAACTCCTGACCCGTTCCCGCGATGTGCGCAGTGTCCACACCGAAATCACGCTGCCGCTGGATACCGGCGTGCGTCACTTCGACCTGCGCATTTCGCCGCTGGAAGATCAGCGCGGGCAGCTGACCGGGCGGGTGATTGTCCTGCGCGACATCACCGCCCAGGTGGAGGCGGAGGCGCAACTGCGCACGCTATCCCGCGCGGTGGAACAGAGCGGCAGCATCATTATCATCACCAACACGCGCGGCGAAATCGAGTACGTCAACCCGGCCTTTACGGCGGTCACCGGTTATACCGCTGCCGAGGCCCTGTACCAGAACCCGCGCCTGTTGCGCTCCGGCGAATCGCCGCCAGAGGTCTATGAGGAGCTGTGGCGAAGGCTGACCAGCGGCCAGGAGTGGCGCGGGGAATTCCACAACCGCAAGAAGAACGGCCAGCTTTACTGGGCACAGGCGGTGATCTCGCCCGTGCTGGACGCCGAAGGGAATATCACCCACTTTGTGGCCGTCCAGGATGACATCACCCGCCAGAAGGAAGTCGCCGAGCAGGAGCGCCGCCAGCGCCTGCTGGCTGAAGCGCTGCGCGACAACGCCGAGGCGCTCAACAGCACGCTGGATGGGGAAGAGGTACTCAGGCATGTGCTGGAAAACGCCCTGCGGGCCGTCTTCACCTCGTACGATCTGGCCAGCATCCTGCTGATCGAAAACGGAATCGCGCGCCTGGTGCGCCAGCATCGCGCTCCCGGCAGCGATGTGCCCCTCCGCGAATTGACGACCTTCCCGGTCGGCGACCTGCCACCGTTGCAGCAGGTCTATGAAACCGGCCAGCCCCTGCTCATCCCGGACACGCATATGCATCCGGGCTGGCGGCATCTGCCCGGCAGCGATTGGATTCGCGCCTGCATCTGCGTGCCTATCCGCCTGGAGGATCGTGTCGTCGGCATCCTCAACCTGAGCGCTCGCCAGCCGGGCGCCTTTGACCAGGAGACGGTCGAGCACCTGCGGGCCTTTGCCAACCAGGCGGCCATCGCCCTCGCTAACGTTCGTTCCTTTGCCACCATTCAGCGTTATGCGGCGGAACTGGAAGCCCGCAACCGCGAACTGGATTCCTTCGGCCATACGGTCGCCCACGATCTGCGCAGCCCACTGGGCCTGATCCTGGGTTACCTGGGCCTGGCCACCGAGGAAGATCTGACACCAGAAGTCCGCCAGTATGTCGAAGAAGCGATCGGCGCGGCGCACAAGATGAACGGCATGATCGAGGCGCTGTTGTTGCTGGCCCAGGTGCGCAACGGCGCGGAAATACGCACTGAAGTCAACCTGAATGACGTGGTACAGGCAGCCATCGACCGCTTCCATGTCCAGATTGAGGAACGCGGCATCCAGGTCGACGTGCAGCCGGACCTGCCGGCAGCGCTCGGCTATGCCCCCTGGGTGGAAGAAGTGCTGGCCAACCTGGTCAGCAACGCGATCAAGTACATCGGGCGGGAGAACGCCGCCCCGCGCATCACTGTGCGCGCTTTCCGTACCGGGGAGACAGTCCGCTGCGAGGTGCAGGATAACGGCGTCGGGATCAGCCAGGAGGATCAACAGCGGCTATTTGAGATGTTCGCCCGCTTTCATAAGCGCGAAGCGCAGGGCTTTGGGCTGGGGCTCTCCATTGTGCTGCGCATTGTGACCAAGATGGGCGGGCAGGTTGGCGTGGAAAGTGCGCCGGGCCAGGGCAGCACATTCTGGTTCACCCTGCCCGCGGCAGGGCCCCTGCCCGCGGCAGGGCCCCTGCCCGCAGCAGGGTAGACGAATCGACTCGGTTAGCGGTATTCGCTACAATGGTTGCCGGTGTTTGTTTTGGCGTGAATGTCGGCAAAAATGATGACATCCGTTAGAATAAAACCGGCTGGCGCACTGGCCGGTTTGTGTCGGGTGATGGCTGCCGGGGAATGTTCCGCCGGGATTCGGGAAGCAAAAGGCTGACGCATGACAGACAAGATCATCACCATTCATATTGACGGCGTCCCCTATGACGTGCCTGAGGGCATGAACCTGGTGGACGCAGCCCGCGTTTATGCCGGGGTGGAAATCCCGATCTTTTGTTACCACCCCAAGATGGACGCGGTAGGCATGTGCCGCATGTGCCTGGTAGAGGTCGGCTTTGAAGTCCGCGACCGGGCCACCGGCGAGCCGGTCCTTAACCCGGACGGCACCCCTCAGGTTCGCTGGGGCCGTAAGCTGGAAACCGGCTGCACCACCCTGACCCGCGCCGGCCTGCACATCCGCACCACCACCCCCCAGGTCCAGGAAGCCCGCAAAGACGTCCTGGAATTCCTGCTCAGCAGCCACCCGCTGGACTGCCCGATCTGCGACAAAGGCGGCGAGTGCCCGCTGCAGAACCTGACTATGCGGCATGGCCCCGGCACCAGCCGGATGGTCTTTGAAGAAAAGATGCACCTGGCCAAAAACGTCCCGCTGGGCGACCTGATCGTGCTCGACCGCGAGCGCTGCATCCAGTGCGCCCGCTGTGTGCGCTTTCAGGCGGAAGTCGTGGGCGATGACGTGCTGGCCTTCTACGAGCGCGGGCGGCGGCTGGAGATCATCACCGTCAGTAATCCGCCCTTTGACACCTATTTCAGCGGCAACACGACCGACATTTGCCCGGTAGGCGCACTGACCAGTGTGGATTTCCGTTTTGGCGCCCGTCCCTGGGAACTGCAGGATGTGCCCAGTATCTCACCGCATGGCCCGGTCGGGGAGAACATCGTCGCCAGCACGCGGCTGGACCGCGATTCCGGCGGCGTTAAGGTGATCAAGCGCATCCTGCCCCGCCAGAACGAAGCCGTCAACGAAATCTGGATTTCCGACAAAACCCGCTTTGGCCATCACTTCTCGATGAGTCCTGACCGCCTGCGCACGCCATTGATCCGCAAGCGCGGTGAACTGGTTGAAGCCGGCTGGGACGACGCCATTAGGGCGGCGGGTAAAGCCCTCAAAGAGGCTGGCAGCAGCGTGGGCTTTATTGGCGGGCCGATGATGACTAACGAGGACCTCTTTGCTCTGCGGGAGCTGGCCGAACTGGTCGGCAGCCGGCGGCTGGGTGTCTGGCCGCCCAATCTGGGCGATCCCCGCCCGGTAGCGGAAGTCGGGCTGGCCAGCGGCTCGCGGCTGGTCGAGCTGGGCAAAGGCGACGCTGTGCTGGTCATCGCCTCCGACCTGGAGGAAGAGGCCCCGATCTGGTACCTGCAGGCCAAACAGGCTCATGATCGCGGAGCCGCGGTGATCGTGGCCAATATGCGCGTCACCAAGCTGGAGCATTACGCCGACGAGGTGATCCGCTTCGGCTTTGGCGGGGCGGTAGACATCCTCAACGGTCTGACAGCGGCAGCGCTGACCGGCGATCTAACCGATTCCGCATCCCTGGAGCGGGCCGAAGGTCTGGCCGGGCTGCGCAAGGCGCTCAAAGGCCGGGCCGCCCATCAGCAGGCCGCCGCAACGCTGGCCAGGGCTACCAACCTGGTGATCTTCGCCGGGGACGACGGCCTTGACGCGGCGGGGCACAGCGCCCTGTTACAGGCCGCGGCCAACTTCCTGATCGTGACCGGGCACGCTGGCCGCCGCAATAACGGGCTGGTGCCGGTCTGGCCGGGGGCCAACACCCAGGGCGCCTTTGACCTGGGCTTCAGCGCCGCTGAAACCCGCGCTATGTTGCAGGACCCGCCTGCGGTGCTGGTGATCGCCGGGGCTGATGTGGCGTACGATCCGGCCTGGGCCGGGGTCCTGAGCAGCAGCACCGTGATTGCCCTCAGCCTGTTCCCCGACGCAACAACGACGCAGGCGGCAGTGGTCCTGCCCATCCAGAGTTTTGCCGAGCGCGAGGGTACTTTCACCAATGCCCTGCGCCGTGTCCAGCGCTTCTACACGCTGCATGGCCCGGTCGGGCAGAGCCTGCCCGCCTGGGAGGTGGCGGCCCTGATCGGCCAGCGGCTGGGTGGGCCAAAGCCACGCCATAGCGCCGCGCTGGTGATGAAGGCCATCACGGAAAGCGTCAGCCAGTATGCAGAGATGAGCTACCCCGCGCTGGCACAGGTCGAAAAGCAGTTCCCGCCGATCGGGGAAGCGCCGGGCTTTTATGGCGGTACGGCCAAAGCGCCAACCGGCGGCACAGGGCGGCAGTGGCCGTGCCTGGCTGAAGGCAGCGACAGGCTACCGCTGCGCCCGGCGGAAGCGTCAGCGCCAGCCAGGGCGGGCGATGGCGAGCTGGTGATTGTGCCGGTGCGCCGCCTGTACGACCGCGCGCCGGAGTTCTACGCCAGCACGCTGATGCATGGCCGCATCCCGCAGCCGTTTGCCGCGCTCAACAGCGCCGACGCTGCCCGGCTGGGCATCGCTGCCGGTGACCCCATCACGATCACGGTGGCCGGTTCCAGCCTGACCGTCACCGCCGTGGTGAATGATTACGCGCCGGCGGGGGTCGTCCTGGTCCCGCAGCGCCTGAGCGACGATCCACTGCCGTTTGTCCCGACGGTGGGTGTGGTGGCCAGGTCAGCGATCGCGGAAACGGTCTAGCGATGCCGGATGGGTGTACAGTGTGGCATCCGGCCTGGCCAAGCGCAACAAGGAATAGTCTGCCGGTCTTCGGCACCGTCCGATAACCGGCCTAGCACATGAACAGGTGAACCGGGAATCCCCGGAGACAGGCGCCCGCTGGCGAAGGCAAACCAGACGGTGCGCCAGAGCGGGCATTCGGCTTCCAGCCGGTGCGGAAAGCTGGCTGCTGATCGCTTTTGCGAGAGGACTGCGCCCATGATCGATCCGAGTCTGATTGTCTCCTGCAGCGCCAATGCCACCTGCAGCGTGGTGCATGCCGTTGTCATGAGCCTGCTGTTTTTCCTGGTGCTGATGGGCGGTTTCGCCTATACCACCTGGCTGGAGCGCCGCCTGGTGGCGCGTTTCCAGCATCGCCTTGGCCCCGATCGGGTCGGCCCGGCGGGGTTGCTCCAGCCGATCGCTGACGGCATCAAACTGATCTTCAAGGAAGATGTCACACCGCTGGACGCGGATAAGGTCATGTACTGGCTGGCCCCGATGATCAAGGCCGTCCCAGCCCTGATCGTCCTGGCCGTGGTGCCGCTGGGATCAACCATGCTGGTGCCCTGGTTTGATGGCCGGTGGTACGAGGTGCGGCTGGGCCTGACCGATGTGAACGTCGGCGTGCTCTGGTTGATGGCCATCACCAGTCTGGGCACCTACGGCGTGGTGCTGGCCGGCTGGGCCAGCGGCAGCAAGTACTCGATGTACGGCGGTCTGCGTTCCAGCGCCCAGATGATCAGCTACGAGCTGAGCATGGGCATTTCCATGCTCGTCCCGATCATGATCGCCAGCAGCCTGTCGTTAGTGAAGGTGATTGAAGCCCAGGCTGATCCAGCGTTGATGCTGGGCTGGTTCTTCTGGCAGAATCCGCTGGCGGCGGTCATCCTGATGACCGCTCTGCTGGCCGAAGTCAACCGGTCGCCTTTTGATATGCCAGAAGCAGAGTCAGAGCTGGTTGGCGGCTACCATACCGAATATAGCGGCATGAAGTTCGCCCTGTTCTTTGCGGCGGAATACATCGGCATGATCGCCATGAGCACGGTGTTCGCGGCGCTGTTCCTGGGCGGCTACCACTGGCCATTGCCGGCGACCTGGTCCCCGCTGCTGGGGCCGGTCAACATGATCCTCAAGATCGTGCTGCTGCTCAGCAGCATGGTCTGGGTGCGGGCAACCCTGCCGCGCATCCGCTACGATCGGCTGATGGCCTTTGGCTGGAAGATCATGTTCCCACTGGCGCTGCTATCGGTGGCCTGGCAGGCCATCGTCCTGACGCTGGCCGAGGATTCAACTGCCATGACGGTGTATACCGGCCTGGCGGGGACCGCTTTCGCGCTGGTGGTGCTAGCTGCCCTGATGAGCCTGTGGCGGTCCCGGCGGTCAACCCCGGCCTACGACCTGACCGATTCGCGCTCCAGCCTGGGCTGGGCCATCGTGTATGCCCTAGGGGCAGTAGTAGCCGCGCCGTTTGCGCTCTACGACTGGCTGAAGAAGCAGCGCGGGAGCTTTGAAGGCTTCTGGGAAGCAACCCGCCGCGAACGCGAGGCCGCCCGCGCGGCGCGCGCCGCCGAGCAACAGGCGGGATCGTC is a window encoding:
- a CDS encoding PAS domain-containing protein; the protein is MSLEYYLHPHSLSLLIGVGLLLFSAALTWRRRAGATGRTFVALMVLAAAWLASYALELGAATPAAAITWHIARSITAMLMLVAWMIFVLAFAGYRIWRHPAIWGAFLAFSALTLALMLTNDQHHLFWESITVQDSGQTLSIAHMPGVWMWLCTVLALGLGAVSIVILVRTFRRSPQMTRGQLAALLLIWSPPTAVMVLHVLNVPAGALAELTPYLLGGSSLLLVWSLYAQDIFAISHATYDHIVASMDDGVIVLDADNTIVSINPAALALVNTLTLDSVGQSIECVFQGMPELLTRSRDVRSVHTEITLPLDTGVRHFDLRISPLEDQRGQLTGRVIVLRDITAQVEAEAQLRTLSRAVEQSGSIIIITNTRGEIEYVNPAFTAVTGYTAAEALYQNPRLLRSGESPPEVYEELWRRLTSGQEWRGEFHNRKKNGQLYWAQAVISPVLDAEGNITHFVAVQDDITRQKEVAEQERRQRLLAEALRDNAEALNSTLDGEEVLRHVLENALRAVFTSYDLASILLIENGIARLVRQHRAPGSDVPLRELTTFPVGDLPPLQQVYETGQPLLIPDTHMHPGWRHLPGSDWIRACICVPIRLEDRVVGILNLSARQPGAFDQETVEHLRAFANQAAIALANVRSFATIQRYAAELEARNRELDSFGHTVAHDLRSPLGLILGYLGLATEEDLTPEVRQYVEEAIGAAHKMNGMIEALLLLAQVRNGAEIRTEVNLNDVVQAAIDRFHVQIEERGIQVDVQPDLPAALGYAPWVEEVLANLVSNAIKYIGRENAAPRITVRAFRTGETVRCEVQDNGVGISQEDQQRLFEMFARFHKREAQGFGLGLSIVLRIVTKMGGQVGVESAPGQGSTFWFTLPAAGPLPAAGPLPAAG
- the nuoH gene encoding NADH-quinone oxidoreductase subunit NuoH, which translates into the protein MIDPSLIVSCSANATCSVVHAVVMSLLFFLVLMGGFAYTTWLERRLVARFQHRLGPDRVGPAGLLQPIADGIKLIFKEDVTPLDADKVMYWLAPMIKAVPALIVLAVVPLGSTMLVPWFDGRWYEVRLGLTDVNVGVLWLMAITSLGTYGVVLAGWASGSKYSMYGGLRSSAQMISYELSMGISMLVPIMIASSLSLVKVIEAQADPALMLGWFFWQNPLAAVILMTALLAEVNRSPFDMPEAESELVGGYHTEYSGMKFALFFAAEYIGMIAMSTVFAALFLGGYHWPLPATWSPLLGPVNMILKIVLLLSSMVWVRATLPRIRYDRLMAFGWKIMFPLALLSVAWQAIVLTLAEDSTAMTVYTGLAGTAFALVVLAALMSLWRSRRSTPAYDLTDSRSSLGWAIVYALGAVVAAPFALYDWLKKQRGSFEGFWEATRREREAARAARAAEQQAGSSGDSR
- the nuoG gene encoding NADH-quinone oxidoreductase subunit NuoG — its product is MTDKIITIHIDGVPYDVPEGMNLVDAARVYAGVEIPIFCYHPKMDAVGMCRMCLVEVGFEVRDRATGEPVLNPDGTPQVRWGRKLETGCTTLTRAGLHIRTTTPQVQEARKDVLEFLLSSHPLDCPICDKGGECPLQNLTMRHGPGTSRMVFEEKMHLAKNVPLGDLIVLDRERCIQCARCVRFQAEVVGDDVLAFYERGRRLEIITVSNPPFDTYFSGNTTDICPVGALTSVDFRFGARPWELQDVPSISPHGPVGENIVASTRLDRDSGGVKVIKRILPRQNEAVNEIWISDKTRFGHHFSMSPDRLRTPLIRKRGELVEAGWDDAIRAAGKALKEAGSSVGFIGGPMMTNEDLFALRELAELVGSRRLGVWPPNLGDPRPVAEVGLASGSRLVELGKGDAVLVIASDLEEEAPIWYLQAKQAHDRGAAVIVANMRVTKLEHYADEVIRFGFGGAVDILNGLTAAALTGDLTDSASLERAEGLAGLRKALKGRAAHQQAAATLARATNLVIFAGDDGLDAAGHSALLQAAANFLIVTGHAGRRNNGLVPVWPGANTQGAFDLGFSAAETRAMLQDPPAVLVIAGADVAYDPAWAGVLSSSTVIALSLFPDATTTQAAVVLPIQSFAEREGTFTNALRRVQRFYTLHGPVGQSLPAWEVAALIGQRLGGPKPRHSAALVMKAITESVSQYAEMSYPALAQVEKQFPPIGEAPGFYGGTAKAPTGGTGRQWPCLAEGSDRLPLRPAEASAPARAGDGELVIVPVRRLYDRAPEFYASTLMHGRIPQPFAALNSADAARLGIAAGDPITITVAGSSLTVTAVVNDYAPAGVVLVPQRLSDDPLPFVPTVGVVARSAIAETV